Part of the Notamacropus eugenii isolate mMacEug1 chromosome 5, mMacEug1.pri_v2, whole genome shotgun sequence genome is shown below.
TCCATAAGATTAAAATTCCTTGGACTGGAGGTTGGGAGCTGGAATCTGCCTGAGGTCATCTGTCTGCCCCTTCCCCCAGCTTTGGTAAGAGGCTTTCCCCTGGCAGCCAGAAGGCAGGAAGCCACCTGTAAACAGGTAACAAGCCTTTCCTCTCCAGTGTCCCAAATGGGCCTAGGGCAGAGCAGACACCAGCAGGGTTGGTTTACCTGCCCTCCTCCCACTGAAAACTTAAGGGACTCTAAGTTAAAACTTAAGGCAAGGATGGAGGCAAGGGTCCGCTGCATTCCTGTCCCTGCCCCCGACCCAACCACTGCTGTCTGAGGTCAAAGTGCAGGCCAGCCTCCCTCCTCAAAGAAGATGAGGGCACTCAAGAAAGACCTCATGACTCTGGGTTTTCTGAGGAAAATAGAAGTCCAGTTTTGTTGGGAACACCAGAGGAAGAGGACAGGAGGTCAGAGGGTAGAAGGCAAGAGGATCGCTTAGCTCATGGCTCTCAGAAAGGAAGGCAGCACTGAGGAACATGACCTCGGGCTTCCTGGAAGCTGTGCCTAGACTGAAAGGGTTTCTCCTGGCCCATAGACACAACTGGTAATAATGACAAAGAAGTCCACTGCCCTCCTGGGGCaggtgcttggcacatggtagagaATGGCTCCCCGTCCTCCAACGTGGTGGCAGAGATGAGACCACCAGGAGCAAGGGAGCCATCAGAATCCAAGGCTACATGTTTGGAAGTGGAAGGCCCCTTAGGGTTCAGCTGAGCAAGGGTCAGGCAGGGTGGGAACAATGGAAGTGTTTGCAGCCCTCTTCCAAAGAAGGATGTGACCAAAGAGGCCCACAGCTGTCCTAAGGCTGGTGCTGGAAGCATCCATCAAAGGCAGGGCTCTGGGGAAAGTCTTGACCCACCTCACTAGTAATTTAATTCTTCttaaggggagaaggaaagatggaaagtacTTAACCGGGGCTGGTTCTTACTGGGGAGGAACTGTCTGCTGCTGGCAGAACAAGGTAACTGACCTCCTCATCTTGGAGAACTGATAGAGGAGCAGAGGAAGACCAGGATAGCCAGACAGGCACCCAAGAGCTCCATGGAACAGATttcaagaaattcagagaaaagctAGGTGGGATCCCCAGGCCCCCAATTCTATGCAGAGAGGTAGACAATGTCGGTATCACAGGGAACTCCTCAAAGACTTGGAAAGTAGAGGAAGCCAGGCCAGGGATAGAATTTGACTAAGGCACACAAAAAAGGGGGCTTTTAAAGCCACATGAATGAAAGGAGAGGGTCAGAGAAGTGGAATCATGGTAACTTTGAGGTGAACTACTCAACTCTCCTTGCTTTGGGGTGGCTTTTCTTTGAAGACTTGGACTAGGGATGACtgatcagaaaggattttgacTATTGAAATGCAAAGTGATGAGAAATAGAAGGGGGCAGGCCATGAGCAACCTTGATGAGTTTGAGTTGGAGGTTCATGAGTTAGTGCCAGAAGGGCTATTAAGGGCCATTCAGtgaagcccctcattttacaaggcCCGAATCAGTTCTGTGATTcaaccaaagtcacacaggtaacaaatgGACCCAACTCCTATGACTGCAAGTCCATTTTTCTGCCATCTGTCAAGACACCTGACCAAGGTGAACTATGTCTTTGCGCAGAGGGGATTACTGAGTCCCCTCAGTGACATCAGCAAGATTGTGGAGAATAGGAGAGAGGGATCCCAGGGCTGGAGAAGGGCACAGGTCTTGATTTTTCTAAAAAGATACCTAATAGTACCCGTGGATTATAAGCCAAGAACATagtattaaagggatggttaatgaacatttagaaaagaaagcagtgattCAGAGAACTTACATAAACCATCAGGAAGGAGTCTGGAGCCTCTTCATGGACCAAAGATCACATGAGCTTAAACAGAGGGCTTCCTAGAACAAGGGCTGAATGAGGTAATGAGGCCAGCTAGAGATTATCACAGTGGAGAGatccctggacctggagtcaggaagacctgaattcaaattcaggcgTGGACATTCACTAgccatatgactttgggcaagtcacctaatcactgtctgcctgtttcctcaatcTTGGCACTTAccctgcagggttgttgtgagggtcaagggtgtctggcacatagtaggtacttaattaacaCTTATACCCTCACCTCCTGTGTAAGTCCTTTGTCATTGCTGGCCCTGTGTCACCCCtgccccctttcttcttctctccccctttctcaatctctctctccctccctctcctggcAGGCCCAGGAGCCTGGGCAGCTCTGACCCAGGATATGTGTTTTCCCTGCAGCTCTTTGAAGGCTTGAAGGCATTCCGAGGCAAGGATCAGAGAGTGCGGCTCTTCCGCCCCTGGCTCAACATGGACCGCATGTTACGCTCCTCCTTGCGGCTCTGCCTTCCAGTAAGAGAGCCCCGGGATCGGGCCATTGCCCGAGGTAGAAAGTGGTAGAAgtccccttccctcaccctctTTCCCCTAGCTCTGAGGCTTGCCACTCATGTGGCCATggatcattctctttcctttctgaacctcagttttcccctctgtaaaatgagttgggatTGAGCCAGATGATCCTAAAGGTCTTCTTAGGCTCCTGTCCCAGGGTGTTGCCTCTCCTCTAGAACTTTAACAAGCTGGAACTTTTGGAATGCATCCGACGCCTGGTGGAGATCGAGGAGGAATGGGTGCCTAGTGGGGATGAAAGGAAGGCTAGCCTCTACATCCGGCCCATCTTAATCGGCAATGAGGTAGCTCCTGAGGGAAGGGAGGATTGCCCCCGGGAGGGCAGGCAGATCCCTGACAGGGAAATGGTCCctcagaggggaagggagaatgggCTTATGTCTCTGTGGAGAGGTCAGGGGAAGGGAAACCGAGCGGAGCTCAGCCTGGAGCCCAGTGTGTCTGAGGCCTCTTGGGGCTTCAGGGGAGCCTGGGCACCTGGCATTCTGACAGCCCCCCATTCCTCAGTCCTCCCTAGGTGTTCACCCTCCCACAAAAGCCCTGCTGTATGTCATCCTGAGTCCTGTGAGCAGTTACTTCTCTGGGGACTCCTTAACACCTGTAGCGCTACTGGCCGACCCCCGCTTTGTCCGGGCCTGGGCTGGAGGAGTTGGTGACTGCAAGCTGGGAGGGTGAGCAGAATGACCCCAACCTCTGACCTTTGCCCTCAGCCCTGACTTGTGTCACCTCCAACCTCCAATCCTCTCCCCCGGTGGGTCTGGGTCACATTTGGTCTTGGTGTCAGATGAGAACAGGACAGAGCTCTGCCTGTGTAGGATGGTCCAGGGAATGGATGCACATGGAGGCAATGGGAGCATGGTCTCTCCTTGGGCCAGGTGTGATGGAGGCTTGGGGAACATTTCCCAGAGTTGGATCCATGAGGATTGGTGCTGGAGGGGACTGTGGGAGTCCGCTTGTCCTGGGTCCCAGCAGGGAGCCCTCCCTGGGGAGAGGGATGGCAGGCCTGTGAATGTGGGCACTGAGCCTGATTCCCCACCATGGTAGGAATTATGGGCCAACGGTGTTTGTGCAGCAGGCTGCTGACCAACAGGGTTGTGAGCAAGTCTTGTGGCTTTATGGTCCAGACCACCAGCTCACGGAGATAGGGACCATGAACATCTTCATCTTCTGGACTGATAAAGATGGCGGTGAGTGGCGGCCCAGCAGCCCCTGACCCCAGAGCTGTGGCTTCCATGGACCCCGCCTGTGTTCCAGGGCTTAGCTCAGGGGCTTCCAGACAGGAAAGGGCATTGAAACCCTGTCCTAGGAGGCACCCATGAAGGCTCTAGACAGGATGGGAGGCTGGAGGGGATGAGACAGAGCACtggtgaaggagagagagggcagCACCAGCAGGGGCCAAGGGGACACTGGGGCAAGATATCTGGGGCAAAGGCTTCTTTTCCCTGCCCCCAACTCCCCatatctattattattttattcttgttACATTTGAAGTTCTGAgctgtcttcctccttccttccccacactAAGGGAAAGCTTTTTAAGGAGACAGTTGTCCTGTAGTAGACAGAGCGGCTGGAGGCATGGGCAGCTGTGGGGCAGGCTGCTGAGCTCCCCTTCAGCTCTGAGATGCTCGGAAATCCTGGGGTTGTATTTGAGGGGAGTCTGACTATCCCTGCCCCCCCATTCTAGTACTGGAGCTAGTGACCCCCCCACTGGACGGCATTATTCTCCCAGGGGTGATTCGGCGGAGCCTGCTGGACCTGGCCCAGACGTGGGTGAGTGGGACAGGATCCAGGCCAGCCATGGTGGTGGGGCCTGCTCTCCTGGGCTGTCTGCTGGCCTGGCCTTGGGCGCCCCCTGCTTGTCATATCTCCCCTTCTCTATGCATGTGCCTTTCTCTGTCCTCTCcctgagtgtctgtgtgtgtgggtgggtgggtgtctCCAGGTTGATCTTTATCGCTGAGTCTGTACCTCTGtaaatctctctgtctcatttgcctgttttgtctctctctgtgtctctgtttatCACCCCATGTCTCTGTGTCTGGTCTCTCTTGGCTCTCTGTGTCGCCGTCTTTCTGGTTTTGCCTCCTCGGCCTGGGCTCATGCTGGGTGCTCTATGCAGGGAGAGTTCCGTGTGACTGAGCGCCAGGTGCTCATGTCGGAGCTGCTGCTGGCCCTTCAGGAAGGCCGGGTGCAAGAGATCTTTGGTTCAGGCACGGCGTGCCAGGTGTGCCCAGTGCACCGCATCCTTTACCAGGGTGAGGTAAGAAGGGCAGCAGAGACCAGCCTGGGGGGGGACACAGCTGGGCCCTACATGAAGACCCCCTGCAGGTAGGGTTTGAGGCCCAGGCTGAGATCCCTGCCTCTTCTCAGGCTACTTCCTCTCCATTCCTCAGCACCTTCACATTCCTACCATGGAGAATGGGGCTAAACTTATCCTACGATTCCAGAAGGCGTTGTGTGATATCCAGGTAGGTTCTGGAGGTGGAGGGCAATTGGCAGCCCCTCCCCCTTGACTCCAGGGCTTTCTGGGGGCTCTGACCAGCCGCTTCCATCCCGTTTTCCCCAGTATGGAGATGGCTACCACGAGTGGATACTCCCTGTGTGACTGAGACCAGATCAGGCTCTGCCTTGGACAGCCCTCCTCCCTCCAGATCTCAGAGCACTTGACTCCttgccctttcccttctctcccccataCCCCTCAGCCAAAGATTCCAGGTGCAATATAATCCTCCATGCAGGTGGTCTGGGATGCCTGGGTCCCTACGTGCCCCAAGCTAAGCTGTACTCCCAAAGCCATATGGGCCAGGATCCAGGCATCTggcccctttccccacccctcagGAAGCGCCACACTCCATTCTTGCCAGCTTCAGAGGGCAGCAGCTAGGGGCCTGGATGGTATCAGATGAGGACCTCCCCTCTAATCACCAGCCCCCTAAGCCTGTCTGCGGCTgcagttaatttttttcccccattttccaaataaaaagcCAAAGGATGAGATGATGTTTTGCCTTGCCTTAGTCTCTCTCAGGGACCTAGGTGTCCCCTCCCTTTGATGCAGTCTCAAACCTCCCAAAGAGCTGACTCAAGGCCCCAAGGCCTCAGGCAGTGGAGACTCGTGCCTGTCCCTCTGCCCGCCCCCAAAGATGCCTCCGTGCCATTTGCTGTTGGTATATCGCTGCTTTATTGCTCTGATGATGAGCTAGAAAAGACATAAATAAGACCTGAGGTGCCCAGCCCTCAGAATAAATAGTAGCCAGGGCCTGCCTGAGCCGGGTGGAGTGGGGCTGGCGGGGCTCAGGAGGAGTAGCTGGGGCTGAGGCCCTGCACGGCCCCCACCATGCTCAGGGGGTCTGCAGAGCCCACGTCTGGGGGCTCAGGGCCCTGTGCCCAAGGTGGATCAGGGCCGGGCAGCCAGTCGCCTGGAAGTGGCAGGAAGCGAGAGGGGCCAGCCTGACCCAGGGAGGCCTGGGGGGACAGACGGAGGGTCCTTCTGTGAGTCTCTGATTCATACACATTATAACCATCCCCCAGCAGATGTTCCCGAAAGTTGCAGGCAGAAGGGTCATAGTGTACCTGTCGAGGCAAGAAGACAGCACAGGGTCAGTCAGAGGTACCGCTCACTGTGTGCCAGCCAGTTAAGCCTCAGTATGAGATGGCATGAGCCAGAGGGGGCAGGGCCACGGGGAGGatgattggggaaaggggagagtgtGCTCCCCTCTTCAGCACAGCCATGGCCAGGGAGGACCCTGTCCACCCTCTGTGTTCTCAATAGTCAGTCACAACCTCCTCTGGCCCTCTCTGACTTCAGGAGTCCCAGATACTTCACATTATGCCCCCACATTCTCTGGTCTCCCTGATCCATTGACCTTTCCTGCCTGGAATCCACTcactccctcatctctgcctctcagaattcaTAACATCCGTCAAAGCCCAGCTCAGGCATTACCCCTCACCCCCTCAAAATCACTAGGAATCTTTTGGGAATCCCCTAGAAAGTCAGCCCCTTAAATTCAGGAGCTATGGTCTGGCTTTGTTTTTGCATCCCCAaggctagcacagtgcctggagcatagtaggagcttaagaaAAGTGTGTTGAAGTTAGAAAGAGGTGCGAACTTacaggagatgagagagaagattCCAAGAGGAGATTgggaatgagagggagaaaagaggctGAGGCAGAGATAGGGGGCAGAGCAGGCTCTGGCCTGTGGCTCTCACCGCTCCATACAGTTCCCCGTTGGGCCTCATACACAGAAACCGAGAGCTCTGGACAGCGAGGATTCGGATGACTCCAGGCTTCACCGCCTTCAGTTCCAGAAGACCTGGGGGGAGGATGAAGTCAAGGGCCCTGCCCAGCATCCTCTGCTAGCTCCCAGGCTGGCAGACCTGGCAGACAGCCTCTCCCTCCCCGGCCCGGAGTCCCATCCCACACTCACTGTTGGGGCTCCTCTCAGCCACAGCTCGAACCACTCCATCTGGCCCCAGCTCCACATGGGCCTCCGTGTCCTGGCCATCATCTGTGTACAGGTGTCGGAGGCGGACCTGGCCACCAAACAGGAGCATGGGGCTGGAATCAGGGATGGGGGAGCCCCAGCCCCTGTAGGCCAGGAGCAAGGACAGCAGAGGAGCCAGGCAGCCCGGGACTCTCTTTGGGCCCATTGTCCAAGCAGTCAAGAGgttgaagaaaagaatgcctcaGGACTAGGATGGACAGGTGCCTGGACCCAGCAGAAGGCTCCTCTGTGGGCCCAGATGCTCAGCTGCCCAGCAGTCTCAGTCCTCAGGGCTCAAGCCACTTGCTTGCGCACCACAGGAAGGATTGAGTAGGTGGGAGTCTGGGGAGCCAGGGGTCCAGACGATCTAATTCCCTTGGGCCTCCTGAATCAAGGCTGGGTCTGATTCTTCTTCTTCTCCGGATTTCCTGTGGCTGCTCTGGGAGCTCCCAGGGGCTTATACCTGTCTCCAGGCTCCTCCGCCCACCTCTGGTCACCTGCTATTTTCATGAAACATGACCCATTTGGCTGGCAGCAGCAATTCCACCGTGGCGAAGTCACCACCCCATATGGATGATGCAACCTGGGATGGGGGGGGGTAGAGTGGGAATGGTTCTGTGAGCTTGGATGCCTGATGATCTGAGAGGATTAGGGGGGAGGTACAGACCCCTGAGTCCCTTGGAGCCTGGAGCTCCCGACAGCTGGGTCCTAAGATGCCTGGGATCCTGCAGTCCCTGAGAAGGTGGGGCTAGTCACAAGTGTCTGAAGGGGGGCCCAGACATGGAGGTCCATGAGAAGTTTGGGGAGGCCCAAGATGCCTGGAGCTGGAATAAGGTGGGGTCCCAGATGCCTgaatcagagaaagaagaggctTATGTTCAAAGGTCCTTGAAAAGATGAGGGCCTGGATATTGGCATCCCCAAGAAGAGGGGGGTCTGGACCACTGGGTCCCTGAAAAGTTATGAACCTGTTCACTTGTGTCCATGAAAAGGTAGGGCCCCACATACCTACGTCCTTGGGAAGGTGGAGGCCTGAACACCTGGGTCCCTGGGAAGGGAAGAATCCAGATATCTGGGAACAGCTGGGCCTAGGGGTCCAGGTAGCTGAGACTAGGTTCCTTGGCTAACACTTAAGCCCCTCCAGGACACCTATTGGCtagggatggaagaaaggagggtGAAAATGCAAATTACTGCTGGTGGAGTCCCTGGATGGAGAAGGAAGGGTAGGGTGCTGGCgaaggtcttcctgacccaggtTCCAGAGCTTCAAGCCTGGGCCCCTGCTGGCCATGCCCAGACAAAGGCGGGGGCACACAGAGGAGTCATGGGAGGCCTTCTGGGCCTCCTGATGCAATAGCCTCATTTCTTTCAGCAGGAATTTTTCCTGAGAGCAAAATCCCCAGCCTGACCCTTGACTCTGAGGTTCTGGGCAGGGTCAGGGCTAGGGCCCAGGAGCAAAAGAGGCAGGTGAGGTCAGTTGGGACTCACTAAGCTAGGGATGGGCCTGGGAAGGTTGAAGGGAGTCagggtcttcttcaacaacaatATCCTTTTGAGAGTTTTATGGAGAGGGGAAAGGCTGGGAACTTAGACACCAGAGTGACTAGACCCCCAAGTCCTTTAGAAACCAAAGGAGTTGGATTGTTGGAGGATGACAAATAGGGCATGGATCCCACTGGAATGTGGTCTGGAACCTGGGACCCCAAGGGTCTAGAGCTGCAGTAGGATAAAGCCCAGGTTTCATGAAATCCAGGTCCCTAAAGAAATCTGAAGGCAAGGGAGTTTGGAGGCATAGCAAATGTGAAGCCTGGACACCAGAGTCCCCAAGGAGTGAAGGATGGGATGCCAGATACTGGGGGAGGGGCAGCCTGGGTTTGAGGACCTGAGAGATGGAACCTAGACCCCTCCTGTTCAGAGTTTCTGATGAATGGGAGGCTGAAAACTGGGTTCTGGGAGAACAACACTTGGGTCCCTGAGGACCTGACAAAGGAAACCCTATTTCCCAGGCTCAGTGGCCTCTGAATGTTCTTTGGTCCTGTGCCCTCCTCAGAAAGATAGTTAAGCACAAACTTCACATGTACAGAGTTACTTATTGACCAATGACCTGCATGTATTGCTGTTTTAATAATTATGTCCTTGGTGGAACATCCACAGAAACAATTTTTAGAAAGAGTTTAAAGAGAAGAACATttgaaggtagaatcaacagaGAACCCCTAGGATCAACCAGAgacctacattttaaaaatattttttatttgtcagaggggatatgggaaaataaggacactaatgcattgttggtggagtcgtgaagtgatccaaccattctggagagcaatacaGAATTATGCCCAACGGGCTGTAAAaaaccactgctaggtctgtatcccaaagagataaaaacaaaaaaaggaaaaaagtcccacatgtacaaaatatttataacagctcactttgtgatggcaaagaattgggaattgaggggggatgcccatccatcggggaatgactgaacaagttgtggtacacgAATGTGACAGAAtatcactgtgctataagaaatgatgaagggaatggtttcaaaAGTTAGAATGATTTGTATGAACCAAAttaacagaaacaggagaacactgtacaaagtAGCAAcgatattgtacaatgatcagctaggaatgacttagctcttctcagccatccgatgatccaagacaattccaaagaactcatagtaaaaaaaaaatgctatacaccatcagagaaagagctgatggagtctgaatgcagactgaagcacaattcctttattttcttaatttttcttgcctcttttttgtaacCTGgcaaatatagaaatatgtttttcaggATTTCATGTGTATAATTGATGGCACATTTCTTGCTGTCACAACAGCTGGGGAAGGTTGGGTCCCCACCTTATTCCAGCCCCAGATTTTTATGAGCCAGTCTCTAACCTGTTAATGTTCAGTATTGCCAAAAGCAGAACTAGAGGCTAGAGTGCCAGAACTCCAGCAgtttaattaattgatttcagATGGAGGAATGTTCTCCTAGTTGAAGTCAAAGCATAGATTATATACTTAAATCAGaactggggaagaaggggggGAAGTTAGATTATAAATGCTCATTTAGTGGTTTCCTGTGAGAAACTCTGAAGTCCCACAATGCAACAGTTCTGGAGTCAAGTCTTTGGAGGTTGTGATTACCTCTCCTCGAGTacagaaccagagttctgtgacaGGAACAGATGTTGTAATATTTAATATGCTTAACTTAAGGTCCAGTGATTGTGAACATTGTCAGAATTCTGATTAATCAGTTTAAGCTGCTTTGGGAGCTCTGCCTCCCAAGCCAGAGaggaagcttttaaaaaaactaaattattagtatattcattacacatatcaTAGCAATTAACatgaaaattataaattccttTCTCAGGAGAAAGACAATTTGGAATTcggaatttttaaaatgaatgttaaaaataaataaatagtaatttagaaaattatatattatcagcatcttttatttttatatctaccGTGTTCCCTCTACCCCCTGTCCTGTgtcccagagagtcatcccttaaaaagacattaaaaaaaactttttaaaaaatatgaaagaaaagaaaaaagttcagcagAACCAGCTGacatggagggaaaaaaatctgacatgATATGCTGTCTCCACACTCAGAGTTCCTCTCCTCCTAACGGAATGGGTGGGGGTTGTCTTCTCCCATCACTTCTTTGGAGCCAGACTTGGTCTTTATAGTTTATCAATATTGGGTTTCGATTATTTTGTGTTCTTCCTACTGATACTATTAAAAACCAATTAATTAATAAGCAAAcaattaagagcctactatattCCGGCCAccgtgctaagccctggagatacaaaaagagaacacacacacacacacacacacacacacacacacacacacacacacacacacacacaccattcctTGTCTTCAGGGAGGTTACAGTgtgatgggagagacaacaggcGAACAAAACATGAACACGTTCCAGACCCGAAAAGTAGGAGGGTTGGATGAAGTCTTCTGGTAGAAGGTGGGATCTCGGCCCAAGGTCTGCCTCTCCGGGCTTCTCAGAACACATCACTTTCTTGACACAACAAAGTATTGCATCACATTCATGGACCAGTCTGCTCAGCCTTTCCCCAGCCAGTGGGCATCCACTGTATTCCCATTCCTTTGCCATCGCAAGAAGGGCCGCTTTCGATGCTTTGGGGGgtttctttttgtcagtgacctCCTTGGGGTGGGTGCTTTGCGGTGGGATATCTGGACGTTCTTTCAGAACGCTAGGACAGAGCTAACAGCGCATGCCGAGCCAGGCTTCCCGATGCCTCTCCTGGACCACCGTGAGGGGCGCCCCAGTGCACGGAGCGCTGAGCCGGGAGTCAGATATTGACTATCCGCGTGGTCACTCCCGCTAAGTCACTCACTGCATCCTCCTCCTGGAATGTCCAATGAGCTCACCCTGCGCTCTTTGTCTCTCTGGCACGGATTCACTGGGTGTGAGGGGACACGggcggggaggagagaggaaggttgCTTTCATTTCAGACCCAAGCTCTAGCAGGGTCTCTTAGGCAAGTGCACAGAGAATGGactggagagggggagagggggagacgAGGCACGGAAGCCAGGGAGAGGTGATAAGAGACTTCTGGACTAGGGTAGTAAGTGGTCAAGATGTTATGGCGGTCGAGACATtcgcacagtgcctgacatatagtaggagcATCATAGGTGTTTATCGACTGACTCACTGACCATCCACTAGCTCGACcggatgagggagagggaagagtcctGGATAACGCCAAAGTTGGAGTTCCTTCTAGGATTGGTGGTACCCCCTCTTCTGAAATAGGTAATGTCGGAAGAGACAAAGTAGTCATGTGACATCTGTTCATGTTCATCCTCCCTCCCTGACTGAACTGGAGGAACCAGTTCTCggcctttccctccctttcccacctCACCCCACCTTGGCTGGAGGGGGATTCCCAGCCCTTCTTGGCCCTGCCCTCTTTTGCCTCCTCCCAGGCGTGGGGCTTTGTCTGGGGCTGGAGGGTAGGTCTTCAGGGTTGAGGGGACTGAGGGGCCAGCATCTACCCAGGAGAGGGCTCCAACAGATCCACAAATAGGGGTGCTGGTGCTCTGGGCTGGGCCCCGAGGGACCACGCCAGCTTGGCAAGGCAACTGCGAGCTCCTCCAATTGCCAGGCAACAAAAGGATGAGGTTGGCCCGAAGGGAAAGAGGCGCACTATCAGGGCTGGTGGAACTtcatctccccttccttttccgcCTGTAGCTCTCTATTGGCCACCTCCAGAAAGGCTGGGGAGAGTGACGTGTCCCCAAGGAAGACGGTGGTCCCAGCCTAGAGCCCAGGTGAGTCAGACTGGGTCCTCGGGCTCAGCTCTTCCAgcctctgctcccttctcagggACTGCTGTGCCCTGTGGCCCCATCAGGAGCACCTACTCTGAGACAACCACACCCTTTCTCCCTGGGTACCCTCTGCCTCCTCAACATCTCTCAGTCAGGTTCCTGGCTTTTTTCCACAACTATGTGGCTCCCTTCTCACCGGCAACTGTGCTGGGCCTTCCTGGTTGCCTCACTCCTCTCTGTTACCTCCTTCTTTCTCCACCTCTGGAAAGGCAGCTTCTCCCCAAAACTGGTTTTCTCTGCTCTGTGCCACAAGCAATGCCCAGGCTTAACCAAAGTGGCCCTCTTCTGCCTGCCAGGGATGCCTCAAGGCCCCAATGGCTCTTCAGCTCTCCACAAGTCAGCAGTAAGTCCTGAGCCTAGCATCTGGACTATCCAGCCAGAGGGGCGCTTTGGAAACCAAATGGGCCAGTATGCCACTCTCTATGCCCTGGCCAAGCTGAATAGGAAGCAAGCCTTTATCTTGCCAGACATGCATGCCACCCTGGCTCCAGTCTTCAAGGTCACCCTCCCAGTACTAGACAGAGAGGCGGCTGCCCGAATGCCCTGGCACCTCTACCCTCTTCGAGACTGGATGGCAGAGGAGTATGCTCACCTGGGTGGCCAGGACATGCTACAGTTTACTGGCTTCCCCTGTTCCTGGACCTTTTACCACCACCTTCGGGCTGAGATTCATCAAGAATTCTCCTTGCACCGCCATGTCCAAGAAGAAGCACAGGCTTTCCTTCACTGGGTCCGCTACAGCAGAGGTAAGGGCAGAAATCTCACCTTTGTGGGGGTC
Proteins encoded:
- the BCAT2 gene encoding branched-chain-amino-acid aminotransferase, mitochondrial isoform X6, whose product is MGSLMVASGAQSGRIATTEEPEILARKLYPVPRLLWASQRCLASSFRASDLQVELCQTQQKKPDHSEPLIFGKQFTDHMLSVEWSSEEGWGVPRIHPFRNLMLHPACSALHYGLQLFEGLKAFRGKDQRVRLFRPWLNMDRMLRSSLRLCLPNFNKLELLECIRRLVEIEEEWVPSGDERKASLYIRPILIGNESSLGVHPPTKALLYVILSPVSSYFSGDSLTPVALLADPRFVRAWAGGVGDCKLGGNYGPTVFVQQAADQQGCEQVLWLYGPDHQLTEIGTMNIFIFWTDKDGVLELVTPPLDGIILPGVIRRSLLDLAQTWGEFRVTERQVLMSELLLALQEGRVQEIFGSGTACQVCPVHRILYQGEHLHIPTMENGAKLILRFQKALCDIQYGDGYHEWILPV
- the BCAT2 gene encoding branched-chain-amino-acid aminotransferase, mitochondrial isoform X2, producing MGGTISSTVAFSASSQSGLQILARKLYPVPRLLWASQRCLASSFRASDLQVELCQTQQKKPDHSEPLIFGKQFTDHMLSVEWSSEEGWGVPRIHPFRNLMLHPACSALHYGLQLFEGLKAFRGKDQRVRLFRPWLNMDRMLRSSLRLCLPNFNKLELLECIRRLVEIEEEWVPSGDERKASLYIRPILIGNESSLGVHPPTKALLYVILSPVSSYFSGDSLTPVALLADPRFVRAWAGGVGDCKLGGNYGPTVFVQQAADQQGCEQVLWLYGPDHQLTEIGTMNIFIFWTDKDGVLELVTPPLDGIILPGVIRRSLLDLAQTWGEFRVTERQVLMSELLLALQEGRVQEIFGSGTACQVCPVHRILYQGEHLHIPTMENGAKLILRFQKALCDIQYGDGYHEWILPV
- the BCAT2 gene encoding branched-chain-amino-acid aminotransferase, mitochondrial isoform X3; this translates as MAAAGLGQILARKLYPVPRLLWASQRCLASSFRASDLQVELCQTQQKKPDHSEPLIFGKQFTDHMLSVEWSSEEGWGVPRIHPFRNLMLHPACSALHYGLQLFEGLKAFRGKDQRVRLFRPWLNMDRMLRSSLRLCLPNFNKLELLECIRRLVEIEEEWVPSGDERKASLYIRPILIGNESSLGVHPPTKALLYVILSPVSSYFSGDSLTPVALLADPRFVRAWAGGVGDCKLGGNYGPTVFVQQAADQQGCEQVLWLYGPDHQLTEIGTMNIFIFWTDKDGVLELVTPPLDGIILPGVIRRSLLDLAQTWGEFRVTERQVLMSELLLALQEGRVQEIFGSGTACQVCPVHRILYQGEATSSPFLSTFTFLPWRMGLNLSYDSRRRCVISSMEMATTSGYSLCD
- the BCAT2 gene encoding branched-chain-amino-acid aminotransferase, mitochondrial isoform X1 produces the protein MGGTISSTVAFSASSQSGLQILARKLYPVPRLLWASQRCLASSFRASDLQVELCQTQQKKPDHSEPLIFGKQFTDHMLSVEWSSEEGWGVPRIHPFRNLMLHPACSALHYGLQLFEGLKAFRGKDQRVRLFRPWLNMDRMLRSSLRLCLPNFNKLELLECIRRLVEIEEEWVPSGDERKASLYIRPILIGNESSLGVHPPTKALLYVILSPVSSYFSGDSLTPVALLADPRFVRAWAGGVGDCKLGGNYGPTVFVQQAADQQGCEQVLWLYGPDHQLTEIGTMNIFIFWTDKDGVLELVTPPLDGIILPGVIRRSLLDLAQTWGEFRVTERQVLMSELLLALQEGRVQEIFGSGTACQVCPVHRILYQGEATSSPFLSTFTFLPWRMGLNLSYDSRRRCVISSMEMATTSGYSLCD
- the BCAT2 gene encoding branched-chain-amino-acid aminotransferase, mitochondrial isoform X5 gives rise to the protein MLSVEWSSEEGWGVPRIHPFRNLMLHPACSALHYGLQLFEGLKAFRGKDQRVRLFRPWLNMDRMLRSSLRLCLPNFNKLELLECIRRLVEIEEEWVPSGDERKASLYIRPILIGNESSLGVHPPTKALLYVILSPVSSYFSGDSLTPVALLADPRFVRAWAGGVGDCKLGGNYGPTVFVQQAADQQGCEQVLWLYGPDHQLTEIGTMNIFIFWTDKDGVLELVTPPLDGIILPGVIRRSLLDLAQTWGEFRVTERQVLMSELLLALQEGRVQEIFGSGTACQVCPVHRILYQGEATSSPFLSTFTFLPWRMGLNLSYDSRRRCVISSMEMATTSGYSLCD